Proteins from a genomic interval of Cyanobium sp. AMD-g:
- the argH gene encoding argininosuccinate lyase yields the protein MAADPSPTTWSDRFEQGLHPAIERFNASIGFDIALLQEDLDGSIAHARMLGRCGVITVEEAERLIEGLEAIRAEAAAGSFTPGLEAEDVHFAVERRLTERLGSLGKKLHTGRSRNDQVGTDLRLWLRRRIDHIDAALVRFERALLVQADAHPDTLIPGYTHLQRAQPVCLAHHLLAYVEMAERDRQRLADVRRRVNICPLGAAALAGTSVPIDRRQTAAELGFEAIYANSLDAVSDRDFTVETMAALSLVMAHLSRLAEEVILWASEEFGFVGLTDRCATGSSLMPQKKNPDVPELVRGKSGRVFGHLIGLLTMIKGLPLAYNKDFQEDKEALFDGVRTCLDCLEAMAVLFEEGLAFRPARLEAAVAADYSNATDVADYLVARGVPFREAYQLVGGLVKACLAEQRLLADLPLERWQELHPAFEADIHAVIAPRQVVAARRSEGGTGFERVAEQLRQARERLGSTP from the coding sequence ATGGCCGCTGACCCCTCCCCCACCACCTGGAGCGATCGCTTCGAACAGGGTCTGCATCCGGCGATCGAGCGGTTCAACGCCTCGATCGGTTTCGACATCGCCCTGCTGCAGGAGGATCTCGACGGTTCCATCGCCCATGCCCGCATGCTGGGCCGCTGCGGCGTGATCACCGTGGAGGAAGCCGAGCGCCTGATCGAGGGGCTCGAGGCGATCCGGGCCGAGGCGGCCGCCGGCAGCTTCACGCCGGGCCTCGAGGCGGAGGACGTGCATTTCGCCGTGGAGCGGCGGCTGACCGAACGGCTCGGCTCCCTCGGCAAGAAGCTGCACACGGGCCGCAGCCGCAACGACCAGGTGGGCACCGACCTGCGCCTGTGGCTGCGGCGCCGCATCGACCACATCGATGCCGCCCTGGTGCGCTTCGAGCGGGCCCTGCTGGTCCAGGCCGACGCCCACCCCGACACCCTCATCCCCGGCTACACGCACCTGCAGCGGGCCCAGCCGGTCTGCCTGGCCCACCACCTGCTGGCCTACGTCGAGATGGCTGAACGCGACCGCCAGCGTCTGGCCGATGTGCGTCGCCGCGTCAACATCTGCCCCCTCGGGGCGGCGGCCCTGGCGGGGACCTCGGTGCCGATCGATCGCCGCCAGACCGCCGCCGAGCTGGGCTTCGAGGCGATCTACGCCAACAGCCTCGATGCGGTGAGTGATCGCGACTTCACCGTCGAGACAATGGCGGCCCTGTCTCTGGTGATGGCCCACCTCAGCCGCCTGGCGGAGGAGGTGATCCTCTGGGCCAGCGAGGAATTCGGCTTCGTGGGGCTCACCGACCGCTGCGCCACCGGCAGCAGCCTGATGCCCCAGAAAAAGAACCCCGATGTGCCCGAACTGGTGCGCGGCAAGAGCGGCCGCGTCTTCGGCCATCTGATCGGGCTTCTCACGATGATCAAGGGTCTGCCCCTCGCCTACAACAAGGACTTCCAGGAAGACAAGGAAGCCCTCTTCGACGGGGTGCGCACCTGCCTCGATTGCCTCGAAGCGATGGCCGTGCTGTTCGAGGAGGGGCTCGCGTTCCGGCCCGCTCGGCTGGAGGCCGCCGTGGCCGCCGATTACTCCAACGCCACCGATGTGGCCGACTATCTGGTGGCCCGGGGTGTGCCCTTTCGGGAGGCTTATCAGCTCGTCGGCGGGCTGGTGAAGGCCTGCCTGGCGGAACAGCGGCTGCTGGCCGATCTGCCCCTGGAGCGCTGGCAGGAGCTGCATCCCGCCTTCGAGGCGGACATCCATGCCGTGATCGCGCCGCGGCAGGTGGTGGCCGCACGGCGCAGCGAAGGTGGCACCGGCTTCGAGCGGGTGGCGGAGCAACTGCGGCAGGCCCGGGAGCGGCTCGGTTCGACCCCGTGA
- a CDS encoding NAD(P)/FAD-dependent oxidoreductase, with translation MLPSRASVVVVGGGPAGFMAAIAAAEAATGRFPGGVLLLESTPEPLHKVLISGGGRCNVTHACWDPRQLVDHYPRGGKALRGPFSRFATSDTVAWFQAHGLELVEEPDGRLFPRSNRSSSVVETLRRAAIATGVVLHTAQAGQTAQALPAGGFRLRLRSGAELEAEQLVLATGSHPSGLRIAASLGHGLVAPVPSLFTLTLADHPLVDLAGVAMDPVQLELLLIPLPGIATATKPQRQRGPVLITHWGLSGPATLRLTAFAARALRERRYRAELRVDWTGGRKPVELEGWFADARRDQARRQLGNWRPWPDLSRRLWLHLLALGGVDASLRWADLPRRSEQALVTALRDSRYQISGRGPFGEEFVTAGGIPLSEVNLATMESRVQPGLFLVGELLDVDGVTGGFNFQHCWSSGWLAGQALAAQRTCS, from the coding sequence ATGCTGCCTAGCCGTGCCTCCGTGGTGGTGGTGGGAGGTGGTCCGGCGGGCTTCATGGCCGCCATTGCGGCGGCCGAAGCGGCCACCGGCCGCTTCCCCGGGGGCGTGCTGCTGCTGGAGTCCACCCCCGAACCGCTGCACAAGGTGCTGATCAGCGGTGGTGGTCGCTGCAACGTCACCCACGCCTGCTGGGATCCGCGGCAGCTGGTGGATCACTATCCCCGTGGCGGCAAGGCCCTGCGGGGGCCCTTCTCGCGTTTCGCCACCAGCGATACGGTGGCCTGGTTCCAGGCCCACGGCCTTGAGCTGGTGGAGGAGCCCGACGGCCGCCTGTTCCCCCGCTCCAACCGCTCCAGCTCGGTGGTTGAGACCCTCCGCCGGGCGGCGATCGCCACCGGGGTGGTGCTGCACACGGCCCAGGCGGGCCAGACGGCCCAGGCCCTCCCCGCCGGAGGCTTCCGGCTGCGGTTGCGCTCGGGGGCCGAGCTGGAGGCCGAGCAGCTGGTGCTGGCCACGGGCAGCCACCCCAGTGGCCTCCGCATCGCCGCCTCCCTGGGCCATGGCCTGGTGGCGCCGGTGCCCTCCCTGTTCACCCTCACCCTGGCCGACCACCCCCTGGTGGACCTGGCCGGGGTGGCCATGGACCCGGTGCAGCTGGAGTTGCTGCTCATCCCCCTGCCGGGAATCGCCACCGCCACCAAGCCCCAGCGGCAACGGGGGCCGGTGCTGATCACCCACTGGGGCCTCAGTGGTCCGGCCACCCTGCGGCTCACGGCCTTCGCCGCCCGCGCCCTGCGGGAACGCCGCTACCGGGCCGAGCTCCGGGTCGACTGGACCGGTGGCCGCAAGCCGGTGGAGCTGGAGGGGTGGTTTGCCGATGCCCGCCGTGACCAGGCCCGCCGTCAGCTTGGCAACTGGCGCCCGTGGCCCGACCTCAGCCGCCGACTCTGGCTGCACCTGCTGGCCCTGGGAGGGGTCGACGCCAGCCTCCGCTGGGCCGATCTGCCCCGCCGCAGCGAGCAGGCCCTGGTCACCGCGCTGCGGGACAGCCGTTACCAGATCTCAGGCCGGGGACCCTTCGGCGAGGAGTTCGTGACCGCCGGGGGTATCCCCCTGTCGGAAGTCAACCTGGCCACGATGGAGAGCCGGGTTCAGCCGGGGCTGTTCCTGGTGGGGGAGCTGCTGGATGTGGACGGGGTGACAGGTGGCTTCAACTTCCAGCACTGCTGGAGTTCGGGCTGGCTGGCGGGGCAGGCGCTGGCGGCTCAGCGCACGTGCTCGTAG
- a CDS encoding GspE/PulE family protein, with the protein MPSEGLTQRPQVTGAEHTSLFRGLDLGQAATPQGQLTPETEDLEASSSGEGISPVMSLVDRILIESLTTGASDIHVEPQEDGLLVRFRQDGVLRSIDKLPRTLIPAVTSRFKIMADLDIAERRMPQDGRIRRNFRGRTMDFRVSTLPGRYGEKVVLRLLDSGATQLGLDSLITDEEARRTLRDIGSKPFGMILVTGPTGSGKSTTLYALLSERNDPSINISTVEDPIEYTLQGITQTQVNREKGYDFSSALRAFMRQDPDVLLVGETRDLETARTAIEAALTGHLVLTTLHCNDAASAFARLDEMGMEPFLVSASLLGVVSQRLLRRLCGECRISYHPNHVELARFGLVASDESEISFYHANTVSPGSEGCCSACQGRGYKGRVGVYEILRMNETLSAAVAKRATTEELRRLALESGMKTLLGYGLDLVRQGLTTLEEVERMLLTDTGLESERRARALSTLTCRSCGAGLEDEWLECPYCLSVRS; encoded by the coding sequence ATGCCATCAGAAGGTCTCACCCAACGTCCGCAGGTCACCGGAGCGGAGCACACCTCCCTGTTCCGCGGTCTCGATCTGGGTCAGGCCGCCACTCCCCAAGGACAACTCACTCCGGAAACCGAGGACCTCGAAGCCAGCAGCTCTGGCGAGGGGATCTCCCCGGTGATGAGCCTGGTGGACCGCATTCTGATCGAGTCGCTCACCACCGGTGCCAGTGACATCCATGTCGAGCCCCAGGAGGATGGCCTGCTGGTCCGGTTCCGCCAGGACGGCGTCCTGCGCAGCATCGACAAGCTGCCCCGCACCCTGATCCCGGCGGTGACCTCTCGCTTCAAGATCATGGCCGACCTGGACATCGCCGAGCGACGGATGCCCCAGGACGGAAGAATCCGCCGCAACTTCCGCGGCCGCACCATGGATTTCCGTGTCAGCACCCTGCCGGGTCGCTATGGCGAGAAGGTGGTGCTGCGGCTGCTCGACAGTGGCGCCACCCAGCTGGGCCTGGACAGCCTGATCACCGACGAGGAAGCCAGGAGGACCCTGCGGGACATCGGCTCCAAGCCGTTCGGCATGATCCTGGTCACCGGACCGACCGGTTCCGGCAAGTCGACCACCCTCTACGCCCTGCTCTCGGAGCGCAACGACCCCTCGATCAACATCTCCACCGTGGAGGACCCGATCGAGTACACCCTCCAGGGCATCACCCAGACGCAGGTGAACCGGGAAAAGGGCTACGACTTCAGTTCGGCCCTGCGGGCCTTCATGCGGCAGGACCCGGACGTGCTGCTGGTGGGGGAGACCCGCGACCTGGAAACGGCGCGCACCGCCATCGAGGCGGCCCTGACCGGCCACCTGGTGCTCACCACCCTGCACTGCAACGACGCCGCCAGCGCCTTCGCCCGGCTCGATGAGATGGGCATGGAGCCCTTCCTGGTCAGCGCTTCGCTGCTGGGGGTGGTGTCGCAGCGATTGCTGCGGCGCCTGTGCGGAGAGTGCCGCATCTCCTACCACCCCAACCACGTCGAGCTGGCTCGCTTCGGCCTGGTGGCGTCCGATGAAAGCGAGATTTCGTTTTATCACGCCAACACGGTGTCGCCCGGCTCGGAGGGTTGCTGCAGCGCCTGCCAGGGACGGGGCTACAAAGGCCGGGTGGGGGTCTACGAGATCCTGCGCATGAATGAGACGCTCTCCGCCGCCGTGGCCAAGCGGGCGACGACCGAGGAGCTGCGGCGTCTGGCCCTGGAAAGCGGCATGAAAACCCTCCTGGGCTACGGCCTCGACCTGGTGCGGCAGGGGCTGACCACCCTCGAGGAGGTGGAACGGATGCTGCTCACCGACACCGGCCTGGAATCCGAACGGCGGGCCCGGGCCCTGAGCACCCTCACCTGCCGCAGCTGCGGAGCCGGGCTGGAGGACGAATGGTTGGAATGTCCCTACTGTCTGAGCGTTCGGAGCTGA
- a CDS encoding type II secretion system F family protein produces MTAFVVTYTTKSGQRREMTLTADNPSVARRELRRRGILPNTLVRKEAPKIPQGGGAKKTTSSFSVLADLLEGPVTIRDKALFANKLSALVDAGVPILRSLDLMRMQQRSKKMRMALAGMTQDVNQGDSLGNSMRRWPKVFDNLSIALVEAGEAGGVLDDTLKRLAKLLEDNAKLQNQIKGAMSYPVTVLVIAIAVFLGMTIFLIPTFSSVFDQLGAELPLFTQMMLNLSEFLRSWKALILLGGLVGFAFWVVATYKTPIGRRQIDGLMLKLPLFGELLVKTASAQFCRTLSSLSKAGVPILLSLEIVRETATNSVISDAIISCKNEVSEGMPLSAALRLKNVFPEMCVNMLAIGEETGEMDAMLSKVADFYEDEVTTMVKAMTSMLEPAMIVLVGIIVGSVLLAMYLPMFSIYEHVR; encoded by the coding sequence ATGACCGCCTTCGTCGTCACGTACACCACCAAGTCCGGCCAGCGCCGTGAAATGACGCTCACGGCGGACAATCCTTCGGTGGCCCGGCGGGAGCTTCGCCGCCGCGGCATCCTGCCGAACACCCTGGTGCGCAAGGAGGCGCCGAAGATTCCCCAGGGGGGGGGCGCCAAGAAAACGACCTCCTCCTTCAGCGTCCTGGCTGACCTGCTGGAGGGCCCGGTGACGATCCGGGACAAGGCCCTGTTCGCCAACAAGCTCTCTGCCCTGGTGGACGCAGGCGTGCCCATCCTGCGCAGCCTCGACCTGATGCGGATGCAGCAGCGCTCGAAAAAGATGCGCATGGCCCTGGCGGGCATGACCCAGGATGTGAACCAGGGGGACAGCCTGGGCAATTCGATGCGCCGCTGGCCGAAGGTGTTCGACAACCTCAGCATCGCCCTGGTGGAAGCGGGGGAAGCCGGCGGCGTCCTCGATGACACCCTCAAGCGCCTGGCCAAGCTGCTGGAGGACAACGCCAAGCTCCAGAATCAGATCAAGGGAGCCATGAGCTATCCGGTCACCGTGCTGGTGATCGCGATCGCGGTGTTCCTGGGCATGACCATCTTCCTGATCCCGACCTTTTCCAGCGTCTTCGATCAGCTGGGGGCCGAGTTGCCCCTGTTCACCCAGATGATGCTGAACCTCAGTGAGTTTCTGCGCTCCTGGAAGGCCCTGATCCTGCTCGGGGGTCTGGTGGGCTTTGCCTTCTGGGTGGTGGCCACCTACAAAACGCCGATCGGGCGACGTCAGATTGATGGTCTGATGCTGAAGCTGCCTCTGTTCGGGGAGCTGCTCGTAAAGACGGCGAGTGCCCAGTTCTGCCGCACCCTGAGCTCCCTCTCCAAGGCTGGGGTTCCGATTCTTCTTTCCCTGGAGATCGTGAGGGAAACGGCCACCAATTCCGTGATTTCAGATGCCATCATTTCCTGTAAGAATGAGGTGAGCGAAGGCATGCCGCTCAGCGCCGCCCTGCGGTTGAAGAACGTGTTCCCGGAGATGTGCGTCAACATGCTCGCCATCGGTGAAGAAACCGGCGAGATGGACGCGATGCTCTCCAAGGTGGCCGACTTCTACGAAGACGAGGTGACCACCATGGTGAAAGCCATGACCTCCATGCTCGAGCCGGCCATGATCGTGCTGGTGGGCATCATCGTCGGATCAGTGTTGCTGGCGATGTACCTGCCAATGTTCTCGATCTACGAGCACGTGCGCTGA
- the grpE gene encoding nucleotide exchange factor GrpE: protein MTGDITPPHEERIDPREGAVDAARVEALLETLQATADGEADATTADPGPQVTPSEAEPVDRLGQLEAELASLRSENESLRGQYMRIAADFDNFRKRQSRDKEDQRLHITCTTLTEILPVVDNFDRARQQLNPQSEEAQTLHRSYQNLYKQLVDVFKQLGVSPMRVEGEPFDPSLHEAVLREPSEDHPEDVVIEELQRGYHLDGRVLRHALVKVSMGPGPAGGSSPAEAPAPPSEGQSD from the coding sequence ATGACCGGCGACATCACTCCCCCCCATGAGGAACGGATCGATCCCCGGGAGGGCGCGGTCGACGCGGCCCGGGTGGAAGCCCTCCTCGAGACCCTGCAGGCGACCGCCGATGGCGAAGCCGACGCCACCACGGCTGATCCAGGCCCCCAGGTGACCCCATCCGAAGCGGAACCCGTCGATCGCCTTGGCCAGCTCGAGGCCGAACTGGCCAGCCTGCGCAGCGAAAACGAGTCGCTGCGCGGCCAGTACATGCGCATCGCCGCCGACTTCGACAACTTCCGCAAGCGCCAGAGCCGCGACAAGGAGGACCAGCGCCTGCACATCACCTGCACCACCCTCACCGAGATCCTGCCGGTGGTGGACAACTTCGACCGGGCCCGCCAGCAGCTCAACCCCCAGAGCGAAGAGGCCCAGACCCTGCACCGCAGTTACCAGAACCTCTATAAGCAGCTGGTTGACGTGTTCAAGCAGCTGGGGGTTTCGCCGATGCGGGTCGAAGGGGAACCGTTCGACCCCAGCCTGCACGAAGCCGTGCTGCGCGAACCCAGTGAGGACCATCCGGAGGATGTGGTGATCGAGGAGCTGCAGCGGGGCTACCACCTGGACGGCCGCGTGCTCAGGCACGCCCTGGTGAAGGTGTCCATGGGCCCCGGTCCTGCCGGTGGGTCCAGCCCTGCCGAAGCCCCGGCTCCCCCCAGTGAGGGGCAATCCGACTGA
- the dusA gene encoding tRNA dihydrouridine(20/20a) synthase DusA has translation MEHNYRFSVAPMLDCTDRHFRVLMRQVSRHCLLYSEMVVARALHHIARDGSASRMGERQQRLERLLGFDPIEHPLVLQLGGDDPELLAEAARMGAGWGYDEINLNLGCPSEKVQQGRFGACLMAEPERVARCVAAMAAATPLPVTVKHRIGIDARDSYAELLAFVDTLAAAGAARFAVHARKAWLNGLDPKQNRTVPPLRWDLVHRLKAERPALRIELNGGLEELAPCREQLAWVDGVMVGRAAYAHPLRWAGVDRQIFGDGGAEEARASTVLRGVLPHTERWCAAGGRLWPIARHLVQVVEGVSGARGWRGWLTREAGQAGAGPEVLEAAARQLEERGL, from the coding sequence ATGGAGCACAACTACCGCTTCAGTGTGGCGCCCATGCTGGACTGCACCGATCGGCACTTCCGGGTGCTGATGCGGCAGGTCAGCCGGCACTGCCTGCTCTATTCGGAGATGGTGGTGGCCCGGGCGCTGCACCACATCGCCCGAGACGGCTCCGCCTCCCGGATGGGGGAACGGCAGCAGCGGCTGGAGCGGCTGCTGGGGTTCGATCCGATCGAGCACCCGCTGGTGCTGCAGCTGGGGGGCGACGACCCGGAGCTGCTGGCGGAGGCCGCTCGCATGGGGGCCGGCTGGGGCTACGACGAAATCAACTTGAACCTGGGCTGCCCCAGCGAAAAGGTGCAGCAGGGCCGCTTCGGGGCTTGCCTGATGGCGGAGCCGGAGCGGGTGGCCCGCTGCGTGGCGGCAATGGCGGCAGCCACGCCCCTGCCGGTGACGGTGAAGCACCGCATCGGCATCGACGCGCGGGATTCCTACGCCGAACTGCTGGCCTTCGTGGACACCCTGGCCGCGGCCGGCGCCGCCCGCTTCGCCGTCCATGCCCGCAAGGCCTGGCTGAACGGCCTCGATCCGAAGCAGAACCGCACCGTGCCTCCCCTGCGCTGGGATCTGGTGCACCGCCTCAAAGCGGAGCGGCCGGCGCTGCGGATCGAACTGAACGGCGGCCTTGAGGAGCTGGCCCCCTGCCGGGAGCAGCTGGCCTGGGTGGATGGGGTGATGGTGGGAAGGGCCGCCTACGCCCACCCCCTGCGCTGGGCAGGGGTGGACCGGCAGATCTTCGGGGATGGGGGCGCCGAGGAGGCCCGGGCCTCGACGGTGCTCCGGGGGGTGCTGCCCCACACGGAGCGCTGGTGCGCCGCGGGCGGACGGCTGTGGCCGATCGCCCGGCACCTGGTGCAGGTGGTGGAAGGGGTCAGCGGGGCGCGCGGCTGGCGCGGCTGGCTGACCCGGGAGGCCGGCCAGGCCGGCGCCGGCCCAGAGGTGCTGGAGGCCGCTGCCAGGCAGCTGGAGGAACGGGGCCTGTGA
- a CDS encoding RNA-binding protein: MSIFVGNLPFRAEQEDVAELFAPFGAVVNCSLPLERDTGRKRGFAFVEMADAETETRAIDALQGAELMGRPLRINKAEPRSGGGGGGAPRRGGGGYGGGGYGGGGGYGGGGGYGGGGDRGSGAKGWEDRSYGGGGAAGAGGGAPDAFEAGRSRRRRTGGSGGEYGGGGDYGGAEG; encoded by the coding sequence GTGAGTATTTTCGTCGGCAATCTTCCCTTCCGCGCTGAGCAGGAGGACGTGGCTGAGTTGTTTGCTCCCTTTGGAGCCGTGGTCAACTGCTCCCTGCCGCTGGAGCGTGACACCGGCCGCAAGCGGGGCTTCGCCTTCGTCGAGATGGCCGACGCTGAGACCGAGACCCGGGCCATTGATGCCCTCCAGGGCGCCGAGCTGATGGGCCGTCCCCTGCGCATCAACAAGGCCGAACCCCGTAGTGGTGGTGGCGGCGGTGGCGCCCCGCGCCGGGGTGGCGGCGGTTACGGCGGCGGCGGTTATGGCGGCGGCGGCGGTTACGGCGGTGGTGGCGGCTATGGCGGCGGCGGCGATCGGGGTTCCGGTGCCAAGGGCTGGGAAGACCGCAGCTACGGTGGCGGCGGTGCTGCAGGCGCTGGCGGTGGCGCCCCCGACGCCTTCGAAGCGGGTCGTTCGCGCCGGCGCCGCACCGGTGGCAGTGGTGGTGAGTATGGCGGTGGCGGCGATTACGGCGGCGCCGAGGGCTGA
- a CDS encoding type IV pilus twitching motility protein PilT encodes MDLLIEDLMQELVKAGGSDLHLSAGNPPYGRFSGQLRPIVQDTNLSEESCNRLIFSLLNNAQRKNLEQNWELDCSYGLKGVARFRINVYRQRGTYAACLRALGNSIPSMEKLGLPPIVEEISNKPKGLVLVTGPTGSGKTTTLAALIEHINATRSEHILTIEDPIEFTYKNVKSIIHQRELNEDTRSFSNALRAALREDPDVILVGELRDLETIQLAITAAETGHLVFGTLHTSSASQTVDRMVDVFPAGQQTQIRVQLSGSLLAVFSQTLCKSAEPTSNGAFGRVMAQEIMINTPAIANLIREGKSSQLYSQIQTGANQGMQTLERALANLVEDGKVSRDEALLKTTKPDELVRLLDR; translated from the coding sequence ATGGACCTTCTGATCGAGGACCTGATGCAGGAGCTGGTGAAGGCCGGAGGCAGCGACCTGCACCTGTCCGCGGGGAATCCGCCCTATGGCCGCTTCAGCGGTCAGCTGAGGCCCATCGTCCAGGACACGAACCTCAGCGAGGAGAGCTGCAACCGGCTGATCTTCTCCCTGCTCAACAACGCCCAGCGCAAGAACCTCGAGCAGAACTGGGAACTGGACTGCTCCTACGGCCTCAAGGGTGTCGCCCGTTTCCGCATCAATGTCTACCGCCAGCGGGGCACCTACGCGGCCTGCCTGCGGGCGCTTGGCAACTCGATCCCCAGCATGGAGAAGCTCGGGCTGCCGCCGATCGTCGAGGAGATCAGCAACAAACCCAAGGGTCTCGTCCTGGTCACCGGTCCCACCGGTTCCGGCAAGACCACCACCCTGGCCGCGCTGATCGAGCACATCAACGCCACCCGTTCGGAGCACATTCTCACGATCGAGGATCCGATCGAATTCACCTACAAGAACGTCAAATCCATCATTCACCAGAGGGAGCTCAACGAGGACACCCGCAGCTTTTCCAATGCCCTGCGGGCAGCCCTGCGTGAAGATCCCGATGTGATCCTTGTGGGCGAACTGCGCGACCTGGAAACGATCCAGCTGGCCATCACCGCTGCCGAAACCGGCCACCTCGTCTTCGGCACCCTGCACACCAGTTCCGCCTCCCAGACCGTGGACCGGATGGTGGACGTGTTCCCCGCCGGCCAGCAGACCCAGATCCGGGTCCAGCTCAGCGGCAGCCTGCTGGCGGTCTTCTCCCAGACCCTCTGCAAAAGCGCCGAGCCCACCAGCAATGGGGCCTTCGGCCGGGTGATGGCCCAGGAGATCATGATCAACACCCCAGCCATCGCCAACCTGATCCGGGAGGGCAAGAGTTCCCAGCTCTATTCCCAGATCCAGACCGGCGCCAACCAAGGCATGCAGACGCTTGAACGCGCCCTCGCCAATCTGGTGGAAGACGGCAAGGTCAGCCGCGACGAGGCCCTGCTCAAAACCACCAAACCGGATGAGCTGGTCAGGCTTCTCGACCGGTGA